Proteins found in one Arthrobacter pascens genomic segment:
- a CDS encoding ABC transporter ATP-binding protein, whose amino-acid sequence MSNHSESSAEKNVDYMTDDRPIAAGETAPGCKKRDPIVVAENVTRSFGGINAVDVEYLEIPRHKITALIGPNGAGKTTLFNLLTGFDTPNSGKWQFEGNSLAGISPYKVARMGMVRTFQLTKVMGKLTVMENMRLGGSEQPGERLSKALFKGMWGGREKEITAQAGVLLEKFKLDAKKDDYAASLSGGQRKLLEMARSLMVRPKLVMLDEPMAGVNPALTQSLLDHIKNLKAEGMTVLFVEHDMNMVRHIADWVVVMAEGKIVAEGPPGEVMKNPAVIDAYLGAHHDVDLGDAEGIKELAAELVADEESIVGTENAGIIALDTVAAESDEPASGKKDSE is encoded by the coding sequence ATGAGCAATCACAGCGAAAGTTCTGCAGAGAAAAACGTCGATTACATGACGGACGACCGTCCCATCGCCGCTGGGGAGACTGCTCCGGGCTGCAAAAAACGGGACCCAATCGTGGTGGCGGAGAACGTCACAAGGAGCTTCGGCGGCATCAACGCGGTGGACGTCGAATACCTTGAGATTCCGCGCCACAAGATCACGGCGCTGATCGGCCCCAATGGTGCTGGCAAGACCACACTCTTCAACCTTCTCACCGGGTTCGATACTCCGAACTCCGGCAAATGGCAGTTCGAAGGCAACAGCCTGGCTGGCATCTCACCGTACAAAGTAGCAAGGATGGGCATGGTGCGCACGTTCCAGCTCACCAAGGTCATGGGCAAGCTCACGGTCATGGAAAACATGCGTCTTGGCGGTTCGGAGCAGCCCGGTGAGCGGCTGTCCAAGGCGCTGTTCAAGGGCATGTGGGGCGGCCGGGAAAAAGAGATAACCGCTCAGGCAGGCGTCCTGCTGGAGAAGTTCAAGCTCGACGCCAAGAAGGACGACTATGCGGCGTCCTTGTCCGGCGGACAACGCAAGCTGTTGGAAATGGCGCGTTCCCTGATGGTCCGGCCCAAGCTGGTGATGCTCGATGAGCCCATGGCGGGTGTCAATCCAGCACTCACGCAATCACTCCTGGACCACATCAAGAACCTCAAAGCAGAAGGCATGACCGTGTTGTTCGTTGAACACGACATGAATATGGTCCGCCACATTGCCGACTGGGTGGTGGTGATGGCCGAAGGCAAGATTGTTGCCGAAGGCCCGCCGGGTGAAGTCATGAAGAACCCCGCGGTGATCGATGCCTACCTAGGCGCGCACCACGATGTCGATTTGGGCGACGCCGAGGGAATCAAGGAACTTGCAGCCGAACTCGTAGCCGACGAGGAGTCCATCGTCGGCACCGAAAACGCCGGCATCATCGCCCTCGACACCGTCGCAGCAGAGTCCGACGAGCCCGCATCCGGGAAGAAGGACAGCGAATGA
- a CDS encoding ABC transporter ATP-binding protein, with the protein MSATSAAPAASSAAAHDSVVMVSDLVAGYLPGVNILNGCSIEARKGELIGIIGPNGAGKSTLLKAMFGLVKVHSGTVVVRGQDITGLKANKLVSKGVGFVPQNNNVFSTLTIEENMQMGMFQRPKDFAERFDFVTSLFPELGKRRAQRAGSLSGGERQMVAMGRALMMEPAVLLLDEPSAGLSPVKQDETFLRVHEINRAGVSVIMVEQNARRCLQICDRAYVLDQGKDAYTGTGRELMKDPKVIQLYLGTLADET; encoded by the coding sequence ATGAGCGCCACCAGCGCGGCGCCCGCGGCAAGCAGCGCAGCAGCGCACGACTCCGTCGTAATGGTGTCCGACCTTGTAGCCGGGTATCTTCCTGGCGTGAACATCCTCAACGGCTGCAGCATCGAAGCCCGCAAGGGCGAACTGATCGGCATCATCGGCCCCAACGGCGCGGGCAAGTCCACACTGCTCAAAGCGATGTTCGGTCTGGTGAAAGTCCATTCCGGTACCGTTGTGGTACGCGGCCAGGACATCACCGGACTAAAGGCCAACAAGCTCGTCTCCAAGGGTGTGGGTTTCGTCCCGCAGAACAACAACGTGTTTTCCACCCTCACCATCGAGGAAAACATGCAGATGGGCATGTTCCAGCGGCCCAAGGACTTCGCCGAACGGTTTGACTTCGTCACTAGCCTCTTCCCTGAGCTCGGCAAGCGCCGTGCCCAGCGGGCGGGCTCGCTCTCCGGTGGCGAACGCCAAATGGTTGCCATGGGACGTGCCCTGATGATGGAGCCGGCAGTGCTGCTGCTCGATGAGCCATCGGCAGGCCTCTCCCCCGTCAAGCAGGATGAGACATTCCTGCGGGTCCACGAGATCAACCGGGCAGGCGTATCGGTCATTATGGTGGAGCAGAACGCGCGCCGCTGCCTGCAGATCTGCGACCGTGCTTACGTGCTGGACCAGGGCAAGGACGCATACACGGGCACCGGCCGGGAACTCATGAAGGATCCGAAGGTCATCCAGCTCTACCTGGGAACCCTGGCCGACGAAACCTAG
- a CDS encoding ABC transporter substrate-binding protein: MITLPPAAPRVAKLTALSVGVALLATACGGTSTPSSTETGTTPAASGISCPAPGPSGGSTTKPGAGGPVPASTTTTPTPLKLGSLLPTTGSLAFLGPPEIAGVDLGIKEVNDAGGVLGKPVEVIHRDSGDTKTDIATQSTTALLGSGVSAIIGAASSGVSKTVINQITGAGVIQFSPANTSPDFTAWDDKGLYWRTAPSDVLQGKVLGNYMATCGAQTVGMIVLNDAYGTGLAKNVKSAFEAAGGKIVAEELFNEGDSQFSSQVDKIIAAKPDAIALITFDQAKSIVPLMTGKGVKATQMFLVDGNTSDYSKDFQPGTLKGAQGTIPGTFAKEDFKKKMLAIDPALKDFSYAGESYDAVNLIALAAEAAQSTKGTDIAKQLKAVSEAGEKCTDYASCVTLLRNGKDIDYDGQSGPVTFSDAGDPTEAYIGIYEYQDDNNYKPSKEEFGKL, encoded by the coding sequence ATGATTACACTCCCCCCTGCGGCGCCCCGCGTTGCTAAGCTCACAGCGCTTAGCGTCGGCGTCGCCCTTCTGGCTACAGCATGTGGTGGCACCTCCACCCCTAGCTCCACGGAAACCGGCACCACCCCGGCGGCATCCGGAATTTCCTGCCCGGCTCCCGGCCCGTCCGGCGGAAGCACAACTAAGCCGGGCGCCGGCGGCCCTGTTCCGGCCTCGACCACCACTACACCTACACCGCTCAAGCTTGGATCGCTCCTGCCGACGACAGGTTCGCTGGCGTTCCTTGGCCCGCCCGAAATCGCCGGTGTCGACCTTGGCATCAAGGAAGTCAATGACGCAGGCGGCGTACTTGGCAAGCCCGTTGAGGTGATCCACCGCGACTCCGGTGACACCAAGACCGATATCGCCACCCAGTCCACCACAGCGTTGCTCGGCTCGGGCGTCAGTGCGATTATCGGCGCCGCATCATCCGGCGTGTCGAAGACTGTCATCAACCAGATCACCGGTGCAGGCGTTATCCAGTTCTCGCCCGCAAACACGTCCCCGGACTTCACCGCCTGGGATGACAAGGGACTCTACTGGCGCACCGCGCCCTCAGACGTTCTGCAGGGCAAGGTCCTGGGCAACTACATGGCAACCTGTGGTGCGCAGACAGTGGGCATGATCGTCCTCAATGATGCCTACGGCACCGGCCTGGCGAAGAACGTCAAGTCCGCTTTCGAGGCAGCAGGCGGCAAAATTGTCGCCGAGGAGCTGTTCAATGAGGGTGACTCCCAGTTCAGCAGCCAGGTGGATAAGATCATTGCAGCCAAGCCCGACGCCATTGCCCTGATCACTTTCGATCAAGCCAAGAGCATTGTGCCGCTCATGACTGGCAAGGGTGTCAAGGCAACCCAGATGTTCCTGGTTGACGGCAACACGTCAGACTACAGCAAGGACTTCCAGCCGGGCACGCTGAAGGGCGCCCAGGGCACCATCCCGGGCACGTTCGCCAAGGAGGACTTTAAGAAGAAGATGCTGGCCATTGATCCGGCCCTGAAGGACTTCAGCTACGCAGGCGAGTCCTACGATGCCGTCAACCTGATTGCATTGGCTGCTGAGGCCGCCCAGAGCACTAAGGGCACCGACATCGCGAAGCAGCTCAAGGCGGTTTCCGAAGCCGGCGAAAAGTGCACCGACTACGCATCGTGCGTCACGCTGCTCCGCAATGGCAAGGATATCGATTACGACGGACAGTCCGGTCCGGTGACCTTCTCCGATGCCGGCGACCCGACGGAAGCCTACATTGGCATCTACGAGTACCAGGACGACAACAACTACAAGCCGTCCAAGGAAGAATTCGGCAAGCTGTAA
- a CDS encoding N-acetyltransferase, with protein sequence MTGEKNLQTLLASVHPELREGEYVYVLWPHGRPLAPGIEAAVREAEGLTVVLPRAEADSLGLSYDFVAAWITLQVHSELEAIGLTAAVGKALTDARISCNVLAGFHHEHLLVPVADTARALEALAELSAESSRQPRPELLLRNESVADREQILALTAEAFAISPATGLPADGEPVEVELLRQLFECEEYLPEFSVVAVLDGEVVGHVISTRGWVDDHKLLGLGPIGVTPRLQRHGIGTALMNETVSRANAAGESGIALLGSTDYYPRFGFVPATSLGVLPPERTWGDLFQLLPLAVWPGGVHGTFRYAAPFDRI encoded by the coding sequence ATGACTGGTGAAAAGAACCTCCAGACCCTGCTGGCCTCGGTCCACCCGGAATTGCGGGAAGGGGAGTACGTCTACGTCCTCTGGCCCCACGGCAGGCCGCTCGCACCGGGTATCGAGGCGGCAGTGCGCGAGGCCGAGGGGCTCACGGTGGTGCTGCCCCGTGCGGAAGCAGACAGCCTGGGCCTTTCATACGACTTCGTGGCTGCGTGGATCACACTTCAGGTCCATTCCGAGCTGGAGGCCATCGGCTTGACCGCTGCCGTGGGCAAGGCCCTGACCGATGCCAGGATCAGCTGCAATGTGCTGGCAGGTTTCCATCACGAGCACCTTCTGGTGCCGGTCGCGGACACCGCCCGTGCGCTCGAGGCCTTGGCAGAACTGTCCGCGGAAAGCAGCCGGCAGCCGCGGCCTGAATTGTTGCTGCGCAATGAGTCCGTGGCGGACCGGGAACAGATCCTGGCCCTGACCGCGGAGGCCTTCGCCATCTCGCCGGCCACCGGCCTACCTGCAGACGGGGAACCCGTGGAAGTCGAGCTGCTCCGGCAGCTCTTCGAGTGCGAGGAATACCTGCCGGAGTTCAGTGTTGTGGCGGTTCTGGACGGGGAGGTGGTGGGCCACGTTATCAGTACGCGGGGCTGGGTGGACGACCATAAGCTGCTGGGGCTCGGGCCCATCGGCGTGACTCCCAGGCTCCAGCGGCACGGCATTGGTACGGCCCTGATGAACGAAACCGTTTCGCGGGCCAACGCCGCGGGCGAGAGCGGCATCGCGCTGCTTGGCAGCACTGACTACTATCCCCGCTTCGGTTTCGTCCCGGCTACATCCCTGGGAGTGCTCCCGCCGGAGCGAACATGGGGTGACCTCTTCCAACTGTTGCCGCTGGCGGTGTGGCCCGGGGGAGTTCACGGGACATTCCGGTATGCCGCGCCCTTCGACAGGATATGA
- a CDS encoding NAD(P)/FAD-dependent oxidoreductase yields the protein MATTLELQDRPRVLVVGGGYVGLYVALKLQKKIANAGGIVTLVDPLPYMTYQPFLPEVAGGNIEARHAVVSHRQHLKQTELIQGSVTSIDHANRTAVVAPAAGGENIEVPYFDIVVAAGAITRTFPIKGLADKGIGLKTIEEAVALRNKVLERIEAASTISDPAARAKALTFVVVGGGFAGIECITEMEDLARAAVRNNPRIKQEEVRFVLVEAMGRIMPEVTAKQAEWVVEHLRSRGIEVLLNTSLDSAEGSLKLINLPDKSLAQEFEADTLVWTAGVQANPMIRSSDFPLEPRGRVRVLTDLRIAGDEGIIENAWAAGDIAAVPDLAGGGLPDGTCVPNAQHALRQAKRLAKNLWASRWDKPLKDYKHKNLGAVAGFGEWKGVANINLVGSIGLKGGLAWLAHRGYHGLAMPTVERKIRVIFGWILAFFMGRDTTQLIDLDNPRGAFVAAATPAPKPAASGAPSTPGATPGAGQPGSAAAASFDPKQSVSANAK from the coding sequence ATGGCAACCACCCTTGAGCTCCAGGACCGTCCCCGGGTACTCGTCGTAGGCGGCGGGTACGTCGGCCTGTACGTAGCACTTAAATTGCAGAAGAAGATCGCGAATGCCGGTGGCATTGTCACCCTCGTTGATCCACTGCCCTACATGACCTACCAGCCGTTCCTGCCGGAAGTTGCGGGCGGCAACATCGAGGCCCGCCACGCAGTGGTCTCCCACCGCCAGCACCTCAAGCAGACCGAGCTCATCCAGGGCAGCGTCACCTCCATCGATCACGCCAACCGCACCGCCGTCGTGGCCCCTGCGGCCGGCGGCGAGAACATCGAAGTCCCCTACTTTGACATCGTGGTAGCCGCAGGCGCCATCACCCGCACCTTCCCCATCAAGGGACTGGCAGACAAGGGCATCGGCCTCAAGACCATTGAGGAAGCCGTAGCCCTGCGCAATAAGGTGCTGGAGCGCATTGAAGCTGCGTCCACTATTTCCGATCCCGCGGCACGTGCCAAGGCCCTCACCTTCGTAGTGGTCGGCGGCGGCTTTGCCGGCATCGAATGCATCACGGAGATGGAAGACCTCGCCCGCGCTGCCGTCAGGAACAACCCGCGCATCAAGCAGGAGGAAGTCCGCTTCGTTCTGGTCGAGGCCATGGGGCGCATCATGCCCGAGGTCACCGCCAAACAGGCGGAGTGGGTTGTGGAGCACCTGCGCAGCCGCGGCATCGAGGTCCTGCTGAACACCTCCCTGGACAGCGCCGAGGGCTCCCTCAAACTCATCAACCTCCCGGATAAGTCCCTTGCCCAGGAGTTCGAGGCAGACACCCTGGTTTGGACTGCCGGTGTGCAGGCAAACCCGATGATCCGCTCGTCGGACTTCCCACTGGAGCCGCGTGGCCGCGTACGTGTCCTCACGGATCTGCGCATCGCCGGAGATGAGGGCATCATCGAGAACGCATGGGCTGCCGGCGACATCGCAGCCGTTCCTGACCTCGCGGGCGGCGGGTTGCCGGACGGGACCTGTGTCCCGAATGCACAGCACGCACTCCGCCAGGCCAAGCGCCTCGCCAAGAATCTGTGGGCTTCCCGCTGGGACAAGCCGCTCAAGGACTACAAGCACAAGAACCTGGGGGCCGTTGCCGGCTTCGGCGAATGGAAGGGCGTTGCCAACATTAATCTGGTTGGCAGCATCGGACTCAAGGGCGGCCTCGCCTGGCTGGCGCACCGCGGCTACCATGGGCTGGCCATGCCCACGGTGGAGCGCAAGATCCGCGTCATCTTCGGTTGGATCCTGGCCTTCTTCATGGGCCGCGATACCACCCAGCTGATTGATCTCGACAACCCCCGCGGTGCCTTCGTGGCAGCTGCCACACCGGCGCCCAAGCCGGCCGCTTCCGGCGCACCCAGCACGCCTGGCGCCACTCCAGGCGCCGGCCAGCCCGGATCCGCCGCCGCTGCAAGCTTCGATCCCAAGCAGTCAGTGAGTGCCAACGCCAAGTAG
- a CDS encoding S8 family serine peptidase: protein MTRATARFRRTASALVAMILAGGSMAAGLVAAPAAQADSWRDKEYWLAESGITKAWQVSKGAGVKVAVIDSGVDAAHPDLKGAVVGGYDVSGAGDPDGQKSIGGKPEHGTLVATMLAGRGHQPADAKASPSPNASSTGPDGIVGVAPEAQILSVSTWLGSANPAGKTDQDQIPEAVRWAVDNGAKVINISLGSTTPQWPQSWDAAFLYAEQKDVVIVAAAGNRVGGNIQVGAPATIPGVLTVAGLDRKGVASNDSSSQGISIGVAAPAENLLGGMPGGGYAEWAGTSGATPIVAGVAALIRSKWPDMSAEQVINRIVSTAKDTGAPGKDPLYGFGVLNAEAALKDPVPETAGNPLGSISEWIRVHRRGNLGSPAPVPTSELPSAVPTLPEATVPAAKAPSQRDSALGAAVVIGFAALFAAIIAAAVFQLRKAARNPRLAGEEPDTGVLNTVDSGGKAS from the coding sequence ATGACCAGAGCAACAGCCCGGTTCCGCCGGACCGCCTCCGCTCTTGTGGCGATGATCCTTGCCGGCGGCAGTATGGCCGCCGGCCTTGTGGCGGCACCCGCGGCACAAGCCGACTCCTGGCGGGACAAAGAATACTGGCTCGCAGAGTCCGGCATTACCAAGGCGTGGCAGGTCTCCAAAGGTGCCGGAGTGAAAGTTGCCGTGATCGACAGCGGTGTGGACGCCGCCCACCCCGATCTCAAGGGCGCCGTGGTGGGCGGCTACGACGTCTCAGGTGCCGGAGACCCGGATGGACAGAAGAGCATCGGAGGCAAGCCGGAACACGGGACACTGGTGGCCACCATGCTGGCCGGCCGCGGCCACCAGCCGGCGGATGCCAAGGCCTCTCCCAGCCCCAATGCATCCAGCACAGGTCCGGACGGCATTGTAGGCGTGGCCCCGGAGGCGCAGATCCTGTCCGTCTCCACGTGGCTGGGTTCGGCGAATCCCGCCGGCAAAACCGACCAGGACCAGATCCCGGAAGCTGTCCGCTGGGCCGTGGACAACGGCGCCAAGGTGATCAACATTTCGTTGGGCAGCACCACCCCGCAGTGGCCCCAAAGCTGGGATGCAGCCTTCCTGTATGCGGAGCAGAAGGACGTGGTGATTGTCGCCGCGGCCGGAAACCGGGTAGGCGGCAATATCCAGGTGGGTGCCCCGGCCACCATCCCGGGCGTTCTCACCGTTGCAGGCCTGGACCGGAAAGGGGTTGCGAGCAACGACTCGTCCTCGCAGGGAATCAGTATCGGCGTAGCGGCCCCCGCGGAGAACCTGCTCGGCGGAATGCCCGGCGGCGGCTATGCAGAGTGGGCGGGCACTTCGGGAGCCACTCCTATCGTTGCGGGCGTTGCGGCCCTCATCCGTTCCAAGTGGCCGGACATGAGCGCCGAGCAGGTCATCAACCGGATCGTCAGCACCGCAAAGGACACGGGCGCGCCGGGCAAAGACCCGCTCTACGGCTTCGGGGTACTCAATGCTGAAGCTGCCCTGAAGGACCCCGTGCCCGAGACGGCGGGCAACCCGCTTGGCTCCATCTCGGAGTGGATCAGGGTGCACCGCCGTGGGAACCTGGGCTCGCCCGCGCCGGTTCCCACCAGTGAGTTGCCAAGCGCCGTCCCGACGCTCCCGGAAGCCACTGTGCCGGCGGCGAAGGCACCGTCGCAGCGAGACTCTGCCCTGGGCGCCGCCGTCGTTATTGGCTTTGCGGCGCTGTTCGCGGCGATCATTGCGGCAGCCGTGTTCCAGTTGCGCAAGGCTGCCCGGAACCCCCGGCTCGCAGGGGAAGAACCGGATACCGGAGTGCTGAATACCGTGGATTCAGGCGGTAAAGCTAGCTAG
- a CDS encoding Ppx/GppA phosphatase family protein — protein sequence MTRVAAIDCGTNSIRLLIADIERSNGTVKLTDVVREMRVVRLGQGVDATGELAPEALERTFTATADYARLIREHGAGAVRFVATSASRDARNRQVFVDGIRGLLGVEPEVISGDEEAALSFAGASSVLPILDGDQVLVVDLGGGSTEFVLGTADGVTAAKSVDVGCVRLTERHLRNDPPTAEQIAAAEADVDAAITRAGLDVPLERATAVVGVAGSVTTITAHALRLPEYSPAAIHGTELSIDAIRGAATDLLEMSRAGRADLPYMHPGRVDVIGAGGLVWRRILERLNELTAGRVVAATASEHDILDGIALSIS from the coding sequence GTGACCCGTGTTGCCGCCATTGACTGCGGCACCAACTCCATCCGCCTGCTGATCGCCGATATCGAACGCAGCAACGGAACAGTGAAGCTCACCGACGTGGTCCGGGAAATGCGCGTAGTACGGCTGGGCCAGGGTGTGGATGCCACCGGCGAACTGGCTCCCGAAGCGCTGGAACGCACTTTCACAGCCACTGCCGACTACGCGCGGCTGATCCGTGAACATGGTGCCGGAGCCGTGCGCTTTGTGGCCACCTCGGCCAGCAGGGACGCGCGCAACCGCCAGGTCTTTGTGGATGGGATCCGAGGGCTCCTCGGAGTTGAACCCGAAGTCATCTCCGGTGACGAGGAAGCGGCGCTGTCCTTCGCCGGCGCCAGTAGCGTCCTGCCGATCCTCGACGGCGACCAGGTGCTGGTGGTCGACCTGGGCGGCGGGAGCACGGAATTTGTCCTCGGCACGGCGGACGGCGTGACAGCGGCCAAATCCGTTGACGTGGGATGCGTCCGATTGACCGAGCGGCACCTCCGGAACGACCCGCCAACAGCCGAACAGATCGCCGCCGCAGAGGCCGACGTCGACGCCGCCATCACCCGTGCGGGACTGGACGTTCCGCTGGAGCGCGCCACCGCCGTCGTCGGGGTAGCGGGATCCGTCACCACCATCACCGCCCACGCGCTGCGCCTTCCGGAGTATTCGCCGGCAGCGATACACGGTACCGAGCTGTCCATCGATGCGATCCGGGGGGCGGCCACGGACCTGCTGGAAATGAGCAGGGCCGGACGCGCGGATCTGCCGTACATGCATCCTGGCAGGGTGGACGTGATCGGTGCCGGCGGTCTGGTGTGGCGCCGCATCCTGGAGCGGCTTAATGAGCTCACCGCGGGCCGCGTCGTCGCGGCCACCGCCAGTGAACACGACATCCTTGACGGCATTGCCTTGAGTATCAGCTAA
- a CDS encoding DUF501 domain-containing protein, giving the protein MEENTTAPEDSRQPSAHDLEVLSRQLGRPVRDVVEIPARCVCGNPLVAATAPRLSNGTPFPTTFYLTHPVITSAVSRLEAAGLMNDMNERLAADEHLAAAYRSAHDHYLAARWAIGERSAIGPVPEIDGVSAGGMPTRVKCLHVLVGHSLAAGPGVNPLGDEAIAGISEWWTADRCYCDGAWDTTGDAPSRDLSRHGPQGLPEIVGRPAPVRKAADTAGGGT; this is encoded by the coding sequence GTGGAAGAAAACACAACTGCGCCGGAAGATTCCCGTCAGCCATCGGCACATGATCTCGAAGTACTGAGCAGGCAACTGGGACGGCCGGTCCGCGATGTGGTGGAAATCCCGGCGCGTTGCGTCTGCGGCAACCCGCTCGTGGCCGCCACGGCGCCGCGACTGAGCAACGGCACGCCTTTTCCCACCACTTTCTACCTGACGCACCCCGTCATCACCTCAGCGGTCTCCCGCCTGGAGGCGGCCGGACTCATGAATGACATGAACGAACGCCTGGCTGCCGACGAACATCTTGCCGCCGCCTACCGTTCGGCGCACGACCACTACCTGGCAGCGCGGTGGGCCATCGGTGAACGTTCGGCCATCGGCCCCGTCCCCGAGATTGACGGCGTTTCCGCCGGCGGCATGCCCACCCGGGTCAAATGCCTGCACGTCCTTGTGGGACACTCGCTGGCCGCCGGGCCAGGGGTAAATCCCTTGGGGGATGAGGCAATCGCCGGTATCAGCGAATGGTGGACAGCCGACCGCTGCTATTGCGACGGCGCCTGGGACACCACGGGGGACGCTCCGTCCAGGGACCTGAGCCGCCACGGGCCACAGGGCCTGCCGGAAATCGTGGGCCGTCCCGCCCCGGTCCGCAAAGCCGCGGACACGGCAGGGGGCGGCACGTGA
- a CDS encoding FtsB family cell division protein, with amino-acid sequence MATRRPKVPRAASRHPAKTDPSKETADNADVILADFGGSKEKTAKDKAVRERAASGRSAIPKGTASGTRDGLTRDNTKAGSGGAAGAARTEGRSTGSEAEDEAQPVPAKAFSGRMLALAVVMIAITIMLAPTVKIFFDKRAEIAALNADIAASQAEQDSLRQQVSRWKDPNYVKQQARDRINMVMPGETGYWVFGSDLPAGTSSSQTGTAAQDPADLPWVDSLWESIRRAATD; translated from the coding sequence ATGGCTACCCGCCGTCCAAAAGTTCCCAGGGCCGCTTCCAGGCATCCAGCCAAAACCGACCCATCGAAGGAAACCGCCGACAACGCGGACGTCATCCTTGCCGATTTCGGCGGTTCGAAGGAAAAGACGGCCAAGGACAAAGCCGTACGGGAAAGAGCCGCTTCGGGGAGGAGCGCAATCCCGAAGGGCACAGCCTCCGGCACCCGGGATGGCCTCACCCGGGATAATACCAAAGCCGGGAGCGGGGGCGCCGCAGGGGCGGCCCGGACGGAAGGCCGCTCCACGGGCAGCGAAGCAGAGGATGAGGCCCAGCCGGTACCGGCCAAGGCGTTTTCCGGCCGCATGCTGGCCTTGGCAGTGGTGATGATTGCCATCACCATCATGCTGGCGCCCACGGTGAAGATTTTCTTCGATAAAAGGGCGGAGATTGCTGCCCTCAACGCCGATATCGCTGCCAGCCAGGCCGAGCAGGACAGCCTCCGGCAGCAGGTCTCGCGCTGGAAGGACCCTAACTATGTGAAGCAGCAGGCCCGCGACCGCATTAACATGGTTATGCCGGGTGAAACAGGCTACTGGGTATTCGGCAGCGACCTGCCGGCCGGAACAAGCAGTAGCCAGACCGGCACAGCAGCACAAGACCCCGCCGATCTGCCGTGGGTGGATTCCCTGTGGGAGTCCATCAGGCGTGCGGCCACAGACTGA
- the eno gene encoding phosphopyruvate hydratase, whose product MALIDAIHAREILDSRGNPTVEVEVLLSDGQIGRAAVPSGASTGEHEAVELRDGDKGRYLGKGVQKAVDAVIDQIAPALTGFDATDQRSIDQAMIDLDGTANKGKLGANAILGVSLAVANAAAASADLPLYKYLGGPNAHVLPVPLMNILNGGSHADSDVDIQEFMVVPLGAETFSEGLRWGVEVYHALKAVLQEKGLSTGLGDEGGFAPNLPSNRAALDLIQEAIKNAGYTPGTDIALALDVASSEFFKDGAYQFEGKALSATEMSAYYAELVADYPLVSIEDPLDENDWDGWKTLTDTIGDKVQLVGDDLFVTNPSILQRGIETKTANSLLVKVNQIGSLTETLDAVSLAQRAGYTTITSHRSGETEDTTIADISVATNAGQIKTGAPARSERVAKYNQLLRIEEELDDAARYAGRSAFPRFKG is encoded by the coding sequence ATGGCGCTTATCGATGCCATCCACGCCCGCGAGATCCTCGATTCCCGTGGCAACCCGACCGTTGAAGTTGAAGTCCTGCTCTCCGATGGCCAGATCGGCCGCGCGGCAGTTCCCTCCGGTGCCTCCACCGGTGAGCACGAGGCCGTTGAGCTTCGCGACGGGGACAAGGGCCGTTACCTCGGCAAGGGTGTCCAGAAGGCCGTTGACGCAGTCATCGACCAGATCGCTCCCGCCCTGACCGGCTTCGACGCCACTGACCAGCGCAGCATCGACCAGGCCATGATCGACCTGGACGGCACGGCCAACAAGGGCAAGCTCGGCGCGAACGCCATCCTGGGTGTTTCCCTGGCCGTGGCGAACGCAGCCGCCGCTTCCGCAGACCTGCCGCTGTACAAGTACTTGGGCGGCCCAAACGCCCACGTGCTGCCTGTGCCGCTGATGAACATCCTCAACGGTGGCTCGCACGCCGACTCCGACGTCGACATCCAGGAATTCATGGTTGTCCCGCTGGGTGCCGAAACCTTCTCCGAGGGCCTCCGCTGGGGCGTTGAGGTCTACCACGCGCTCAAGGCCGTGCTCCAGGAAAAGGGTCTGTCCACCGGCCTCGGCGACGAAGGCGGCTTCGCGCCGAACCTGCCGTCAAACCGTGCCGCCCTGGACCTGATCCAGGAAGCCATCAAGAACGCCGGCTACACGCCGGGCACGGACATCGCCCTGGCCCTGGACGTTGCCTCCTCCGAGTTCTTCAAGGACGGCGCTTACCAGTTCGAAGGCAAGGCACTCAGCGCCACCGAGATGAGCGCCTACTACGCCGAGCTCGTTGCCGACTACCCGCTGGTTTCCATCGAGGACCCGCTGGACGAGAACGACTGGGACGGCTGGAAGACCCTCACCGACACCATCGGTGACAAGGTGCAGCTGGTCGGCGACGATCTCTTCGTGACCAACCCCTCCATCCTGCAGCGCGGCATCGAGACGAAGACCGCCAACTCGCTGCTCGTGAAGGTCAACCAGATCGGTTCCCTGACCGAGACGCTGGATGCTGTCAGCCTGGCGCAGCGCGCCGGTTACACCACCATCACCTCGCACCGTTCCGGCGAGACCGAGGACACCACCATCGCCGACATCTCCGTTGCCACCAACGCCGGCCAGATCAAGACCGGCGCCCCGGCCCGGTCCGAACGTGTTGCCAAGTACAACCAGCTGCTGCGCATCGAAGAGGAACTCGACGACGCCGCACGGTACGCCGGCCGCAGCGCCTTCCCGCGTTTCAAGGGCTAG